The DNA segment GGAGCGTCGGATTTTTCCGAAAAGTGGATTCAACTTTTCGTATCCGGCGCTCCAGCCGCAGGACAATGCCTATCTGATCCGGCGCAGGTGACAGGTCTTCAACCGTCCGTCGCGGCCGTCCGGGCGCCAGGCGCAGCCGGGGCGGGCCGGAGTGCGAGCGTAGAGATGAATCTCGGCACGCCGCTTCCGGTCGAAGCGCTGGTGCGAGAAATCATGCCCGCCGACGCGGACATTGCGTCCGAAGCGGACTTCGGCCGAGGCTGACGAGGCCGCCGCCACGCTCAATCCCATTATGGCGGTGACGAGGATCGCGGCCGTAGCCAGTGTCGCGAGGGCCGTGTTCGGAATCCGCATGTGGTTCTCCGGCTCGTCGCCATGAAAAAAGGGGACGGCCCGCAGGCCATCCCCCGAAAGTCCGTCCCCGCCGGAAGGCGGAGGCTCCGCCGCCGATCAGCGCGAATAGAACTCGATGACCAGGTTCGGCTCCATCTGCACCGCATAGGGCACGTCCGACAGGGTCGGCGTGCGGGTGAAGGTGGCGGTCGACTTGCCGTGGTCGGCGTCGATGTAGTCCGGCACGTCACGCTCGGCGAGCGTGGCCGACTCGATGACGATGGCGAGCTGGCGCGAGCTCTCCTTCACCGCGATCACGTCGCCCGGCTTCACCTGATAGGAGGCGATGTTGACGCGCTTGCCGTTCACGGTGACGTGGCCGTGGTTGACGAACTGGCGGGCGGCGAAGACCGTCGGCACGAACTTGGCGCGGTAGATCACCGCGTCGAGGCGGCGCTCGAGCAGGCCGATCAGGTTCTCGCCGGAATCGCCCTTGAGGCGGATCGCCTCGGCGTAGTAGCGGCGGAACTGCTTCTCGGAGATCGAGCCGTAATAGCCCTTCAGCTTCTGCTTGGCGCGCAGCTGCGTGCCGAAATCGGAGGGCTTGCCCTTGCGGCGCTGGCCGTGCTGGCCGGGGCCGTATTCGCGGCGGTTGACCGGAGACTTCGGACGGCCCCAGATGTTCTGGCCGAGCCGGCGGTCGATCTTGTATTTCGCCTCGTGGCGCTTCGACATGTCGCGTGTCCTCTAGGTTCGCGAGTTGAGGACCGCGCCCTCCTGCTCCCCTGCATTGGCCGGGGCGACAGATCCGGCTTCCGAAGGAAAGCGGATCGCGGGTGCGGAAAAGCCGCGCGGCCCCGAAAGGAGCCGCGCAACGGCGCTCTACAACCACGCGCCGGCCGATTTGTCAAACGTCGCGCGGCTCAGTTCGCCAGCGGCTCAGTTTGTAAGAGGCATCGGCTCGATCGCGATCCGCGCGAGGCCGTAAGCAGCGAGCGCGATGCGCAGAGGTCCGCTCAGGCCGGCGCCGGAGGTGAAGACCGCGACGGCCTCGGGGCAGGGCGCCGGCGCCGGATCGGCCGTGCCGAGAAGCTGCGCGACACGCCGTGCGATCGCGGGCGCGGGATCGAGCCAGGCGACCGGCCAGGGGGCGAGACGCCGCATCCGCTCGAGCAGCAGCGGATAATGCGTGCAGGAGAGGGTGACGACATCGGTGCGCCGGCCGGCGGCCTCGATGAAGCAGGGCGCGATCTCGGCCATCAGCGCGGCGTCGTCGACCGGCTCGCCCCTGAGCGCCTGCTCGGCGAGGCCGGCGAGCCGCGTCGAGCCGACGAGCGCGACCTCGCAATGGCCGGCATAGGCCTCGATCAGCTCGCGGGTGTAGTCACGCGCCACGGTGCCGGGCGTGGCGAGGACGGAGATCATGCCGCTCAGCGTCGCGGCGGCGGCCGGCTTGATCGCGGGCACGGTGCCGACGAAGGGAATGGCGAAGCGTGCCCTGAGCGCCGGCAGC comes from the Bosea sp. (in: a-proteobacteria) genome and includes:
- the rpsD gene encoding 30S ribosomal protein S4, giving the protein MSKRHEAKYKIDRRLGQNIWGRPKSPVNRREYGPGQHGQRRKGKPSDFGTQLRAKQKLKGYYGSISEKQFRRYYAEAIRLKGDSGENLIGLLERRLDAVIYRAKFVPTVFAARQFVNHGHVTVNGKRVNIASYQVKPGDVIAVKESSRQLAIVIESATLAERDVPDYIDADHGKSTATFTRTPTLSDVPYAVQMEPNLVIEFYSR
- the murI gene encoding glutamate racemase, which translates into the protein MQVDLLAGTGHRPFACPRPRPAILVFDSGLGGLSVLSRTTAACAGADIVYAADDAGFPYGRLSEDALVARVLAVMERLVARFHPDLVVIACNTASTLVLPALRARFAIPFVGTVPAIKPAAAATLSGMISVLATPGTVARDYTRELIEAYAGHCEVALVGSTRLAGLAEQALRGEPVDDAALMAEIAPCFIEAAGRRTDVVTLSCTHYPLLLERMRRLAPWPVAWLDPAPAIARRVAQLLGTADPAPAPCPEAVAVFTSGAGLSGPLRIALAAYGLARIAIEPMPLTN